ATTCTGCCCGGCGTAGCCGATGCGAACGATCGAGCCGTCCGGCAGGACGACCCGACCCGACCCCTGAATCTGCAGGAAGAAGAGCGCTACCGGATCTTCCACCCAGAGCATCTCGAGGCCGCGGCCCGAGAGCGCGCCGCTCTCGATCTCGGCGCGGTCCCAGTAGGGGCGGAAGGTGCCGCCGCGCATCATGCCGGTGATCTTCCGGCCGGCGAGATCGCCCTTGAAATCGCCCAGATCGACGACCAGCTGGTCGCGCGGCGCGAGATAGACCGGATGGACGAACGGCGCCTTCTTCTTGCGCGCCCCGGCGATCTCGGGCTCGTAGTAGCCGGTGAACAGACCCTCACGGTCGCCGCGGTTGGTGATCTGCCAGGGAGAGAACTTCTGTTCCAGGAAGCGGCGCACGGCCGCGTCGTCTCCGGGCGGCAGCGCGGCCGCGTCGCGGCAGAGCGCCCGCCAGAGATCGGACGCTCCGGCGAGGACGGTTCCGAGGTTACCGCCCGAGCCCTCTTTGGGCCTCCCGATGCACGATCCGAGGAGCGCCGGGAGCGCCTCGGACACGCGGTCCGTCTGAAAGCCCTCGAGGTCGGCGAACGAGGCCGCCGAGACGACCAGCCGGTCCTCGGGCGGAGCAACAGGGACGGTGACGGGGACCGCTCCGCGCAC
The sequence above is drawn from the Thermoanaerobaculia bacterium genome and encodes:
- a CDS encoding murein transglycosylase A, whose product is MRAVAFWRRLALATAGLAVAACAVAYWALAQLRESPAAIAVRGAVPVTVPVAPPEDRLVVSAASFADLEGFQTDRVSEALPALLGSCIGRPKEGSGGNLGTVLAGASDLWRALCRDAAALPPGDDAAVRRFLEQKFSPWQITNRGDREGLFTGYYEPEIAGARKKKAPFVHPVYLAPRDQLVVDLGDFKGDLAGRKITGMMRGGTFRPYWDRAEIESGALSGRGLEMLWVEDPVALFFLQIQGSGRVVLPDGSIVRIGYAGQNGHDYTAIGKVLIERGELTREAVSLQTIRHWLRTHPAEADEVMRANRSYVFFRVLPGAPVGAAGVELTPGRSLAIDSRFLPYGLPLWLDSTLPALPELGRLEESPLRRLMVPQDRGGAIKGPVRGDLFWGAGAEAEAIAGRMKQPGRLWLLWPKALPPPTAF